In the Muricauda sp. MAR_2010_75 genome, one interval contains:
- a CDS encoding sigma-54-dependent Fis family transcriptional regulator produces the protein MESIQSIKQRFELIGNDVKLNRAIEKAMQVAPTDISVLVTGESGVGKEAIPKIIHSLSHRKHAKYIAVNCGAIPEGTIDSELFGHEKGAFTGATQTRSGYFEVADGGTIFLDEVGELPLTTQVRLLRVLENGEFLKVGSSQVQKTDVRIVAATNINMFEAIKNEKFREDLYYRLSTVEINIPPLRERQDDIHLLFRKFASDFGQKYKMPTIRLEDDAVHLLTKYRWPGNIRQLRNIAEQISVLEENRIISATTLNSYLPNASTSNLPAVVGQTKKEGDFSNEREILYKVLFDMKGDLNDLKKLTLELLKHDNSEKVQEENETLIRKIYGNKEEEDIEAEESSMAEVLHLPEPVVEKPVSIPQPQEDRYHFAEEIEEEETLSLQEKEIELIKKSLERNRGKRKAAAAELGISERTLYRKIKQYDL, from the coding sequence ATGGAAAGTATTCAATCAATAAAACAGCGGTTCGAGCTAATTGGTAACGACGTAAAGCTCAACCGTGCCATAGAAAAGGCCATGCAGGTGGCCCCTACGGACATTTCGGTGTTGGTGACCGGGGAAAGTGGGGTTGGTAAAGAAGCAATTCCTAAAATCATCCATTCCCTATCGCACCGCAAACACGCCAAATATATTGCCGTAAACTGCGGCGCTATCCCCGAGGGAACCATAGACAGTGAACTGTTTGGTCACGAAAAAGGAGCTTTTACTGGAGCCACACAGACCCGTAGTGGGTATTTTGAGGTAGCCGACGGCGGAACCATATTCTTGGATGAAGTAGGGGAACTTCCATTAACGACCCAAGTGCGATTGCTCAGAGTTTTGGAAAATGGCGAATTTCTTAAAGTAGGCTCTTCCCAAGTGCAGAAAACCGATGTACGCATTGTGGCCGCTACCAACATCAATATGTTCGAGGCCATTAAAAATGAAAAATTCAGGGAAGATTTGTACTACCGATTGAGCACAGTGGAAATCAATATCCCACCACTTCGCGAGCGGCAGGACGATATTCATTTGCTGTTCCGAAAATTCGCTTCGGATTTTGGCCAGAAATATAAAATGCCCACCATCCGCTTGGAAGATGATGCCGTCCATTTACTTACAAAATATCGTTGGCCTGGAAACATTAGACAACTCCGGAACATTGCCGAGCAAATTTCGGTGCTAGAGGAAAACAGAATCATCTCGGCCACCACCTTGAACAGCTATTTGCCCAATGCAAGTACTTCCAATCTACCCGCGGTGGTCGGGCAGACCAAAAAGGAAGGGGACTTTAGCAACGAAAGGGAGATTTTGTATAAGGTGTTGTTCGACATGAAAGGTGACCTCAACGATTTGAAAAAACTCACCTTGGAACTATTAAAGCACGACAATTCTGAAAAGGTGCAGGAAGAAAATGAAACCTTGATCCGAAAAATTTACGGAAATAAGGAAGAAGAGGACATAGAAGCTGAAGAAAGCAGTATGGCCGAAGTTCTCCATTTACCCGAACCTGTGGTGGAAAAGCCAGTGAGCATTCCCCAGCCACAAGAAGACCGCTATCATTTTGCCGAGGAAATTGAAGAAGAAGAAACCCTATCTTTACAAGAAAAGGAAATAGAACTCATAAAAAAATCGCTGGAGCGCAATCGTGGAAAACGAAAAGCCGCAGCTGCCGAATTGGGGATTTCCGAACGGACTTTGTATCGAAAAATAAAACAATACGATTTGTAA
- a CDS encoding LVIVD repeat-containing protein, producing the protein MKKKILFLFSLTTLFFISCDNNDEPDGEYADYIVARPLIIDKAEFATSVDIIAPRPIHESGKVYTYQDYIFINDMYQGIHVIDNSNPEQPVKIAFITIPGNVDISVKDDYLYADSLMDLVVIDISDINNISLVNRLENVLYGNIFFPFEADLVENGDVNYDTEMIIGWETSTERRLKSEVEQQNGGVIFMEDFALANDASGGTGQGGSLARFKIVEDYLYAVDSHNINVFNISDLENPQNLDDVYAGFDIETIFYNGTYLFLGSMRGMYIYDITDPAVPSLISEFQHGTACDPVVVDGDYAYVTLRGGNWCGATESGLFIVDISDIENPELAVQYPMDGPYGLGIKDEKLFVCDGDSGLKVYDKTDINDLIELNHFENIVTFDVIPLENHLIMVGDGVLYQYEYLDNDIKLISQIGLD; encoded by the coding sequence ATGAAAAAGAAAATTCTATTCCTGTTTTCCCTGACCACACTTTTTTTTATCTCCTGCGACAACAATGATGAGCCTGATGGTGAATATGCCGATTACATCGTTGCACGCCCGCTGATAATTGACAAGGCGGAATTTGCCACTAGTGTGGATATTATCGCTCCACGACCTATTCACGAATCTGGAAAGGTCTATACCTACCAAGACTACATTTTCATCAATGACATGTATCAAGGTATTCATGTAATTGACAATAGCAATCCTGAGCAACCTGTTAAGATAGCCTTTATCACTATTCCTGGAAACGTGGATATTTCAGTGAAGGACGATTATCTCTACGCAGATAGTCTTATGGATTTGGTGGTAATTGATATTTCTGACATTAACAATATTTCCTTGGTCAATCGACTGGAAAATGTGCTCTACGGAAATATTTTCTTTCCGTTTGAAGCCGATTTAGTGGAAAATGGAGATGTTAATTATGATACGGAGATGATCATCGGTTGGGAGACCAGTACAGAGCGCAGACTTAAATCTGAAGTTGAGCAACAAAATGGCGGTGTTATTTTTATGGAAGACTTTGCGCTTGCCAATGATGCTTCAGGTGGTACCGGGCAAGGGGGTTCTTTGGCCCGTTTTAAGATTGTAGAGGATTATCTCTACGCTGTGGACAGCCATAATATTAATGTGTTCAATATTTCCGATTTGGAAAACCCACAGAATTTGGACGATGTTTATGCTGGATTCGACATTGAGACCATTTTTTACAACGGTACCTATTTGTTTTTGGGCAGTATGCGTGGGATGTACATTTATGACATAACAGACCCAGCAGTGCCCTCCTTGATTTCGGAATTTCAGCACGGCACAGCCTGCGATCCCGTTGTGGTGGATGGCGACTACGCGTATGTAACTCTAAGAGGGGGCAACTGGTGCGGTGCCACCGAAAGCGGGTTGTTCATTGTGGATATTTCAGACATTGAAAATCCAGAATTGGCGGTCCAATATCCCATGGATGGTCCCTACGGTTTGGGAATCAAGGACGAGAAGCTGTTTGTTTGCGATGGTGATTCTGGGCTCAAGGTCTATGATAAAACCGATATCAATGACTTGATCGAGTTAAATCATTTTGAAAATATTGTTACGTTTGATGTGATTCCTCTGGAAAATCATCTGATCATGGTAGGGGATGGCGTGCTGTATCAATATGAGTATTTGGACAACGACATTAAGCTCATCAGCCAGATAGGGCTGGACTAA
- a CDS encoding LptE family protein encodes MKMKRKNGFKVGLLTLVLSLYGCGAYNFSGADIGTATTFQVNFFQNYADQTPRSVIVPGLDRDFTLALQDMINNLTSLSLTGSNGDLLYEGEIVEYKVVPMTATADQRTAQNRLTMSVNVRFFNNTKEDADFERRFSFFYDFDAAASLTSIQAVAHEEIFERLTQDIFNASLGNW; translated from the coding sequence ATGAAAATGAAAAGAAAAAATGGTTTTAAGGTTGGACTGCTTACATTGGTCCTGAGTTTGTACGGTTGCGGTGCCTATAATTTTTCTGGAGCCGATATTGGAACCGCCACGACGTTTCAGGTAAATTTCTTCCAGAATTATGCGGATCAGACTCCAAGATCGGTTATTGTTCCTGGTTTGGACCGTGACTTTACCTTGGCTTTGCAGGATATGATCAATAATCTTACCAGTCTATCCCTCACGGGAAGCAACGGAGATTTGTTGTACGAAGGGGAAATTGTGGAATACAAAGTGGTGCCCATGACAGCAACGGCGGATCAGCGGACTGCACAAAACCGACTTACCATGAGCGTCAATGTTCGGTTTTTTAACAACACCAAGGAAGATGCGGATTTTGAACGTCGTTTTTCCTTTTTCTATGATTTTGATGCGGCGGCTTCATTAACATCGATTCAGGCGGTGGCGCACGAAGAGATTTTTGAACGGCTCACCCAAGATATTTTTAATGCCTCCTTGGGAAATTGGTAG
- the miaB gene encoding tRNA (N6-isopentenyl adenosine(37)-C2)-methylthiotransferase MiaB → MIKDESVEKIIDESQQGSTLALENNDKNTRKLYIESYGCQMNFSDSEIVASILAKEGFNTTQILDEADLVLVNTCSIREKAEQTVRKRLEKFNAVKKTNPGMKVGVLGCMAERLKSKFLEEEKIVDMVVGPDAYKDLPNLIQEIDEGRNAVNVILSKDETYGDVAPVRLNSNGVTAFVSITRGCDNMCTFCVVPFTRGRERSRDPQSILQEVNDLWERGFKEVTLLGQNVDSYLWYGGGLKKDFEKASDIQKATSVNFAKLLELVAEAQPKMRIRFSTSNPQDMTLDVIESMAKYENICNYIHLPVQSGSNRILKAMNRLHTREEYFELIDNIRKIIPDCAISQDMISGFPTETEEDHQDTLSLMEYVKYDFGFMFAYSERPGTLAERKLEDDIPEATKKRRLQEIIEIQQKHSHYRTQQHLGKTEEVLIEGTSKKSDAHWMGRNSQNTVVVFPKEHYKVGDFVNVKINECTSATLIGEAVGHSKNN, encoded by the coding sequence ATGATAAAGGACGAAAGCGTAGAAAAAATAATAGACGAAAGCCAGCAAGGAAGCACTTTGGCTCTGGAGAATAACGACAAGAACACCCGTAAGCTCTATATTGAAAGTTATGGGTGCCAGATGAATTTTTCCGATAGTGAAATCGTCGCCTCCATTTTGGCCAAGGAAGGATTCAACACCACCCAAATCTTGGATGAGGCCGACTTGGTTCTGGTGAACACCTGTTCCATCCGTGAAAAGGCGGAGCAGACCGTTCGCAAGCGCTTGGAAAAATTCAATGCGGTCAAAAAAACCAACCCTGGAATGAAGGTGGGCGTGTTGGGTTGTATGGCAGAACGGTTGAAAAGCAAATTCCTGGAAGAGGAAAAAATAGTGGACATGGTCGTGGGGCCCGATGCTTATAAAGACCTGCCCAACCTTATCCAAGAAATTGATGAAGGTCGCAATGCCGTGAACGTTATCCTTTCCAAGGACGAAACTTATGGTGATGTTGCTCCAGTGCGTTTGAATTCCAATGGCGTAACGGCTTTTGTGTCCATTACTCGTGGTTGTGATAATATGTGTACCTTCTGTGTGGTGCCCTTTACCCGGGGACGGGAGCGTAGCCGTGACCCCCAGTCCATTTTACAGGAAGTGAACGATCTTTGGGAACGAGGCTTTAAAGAAGTGACCCTTTTGGGGCAAAATGTGGATAGTTACCTCTGGTACGGCGGTGGATTGAAAAAGGATTTTGAAAAGGCTTCTGATATACAGAAGGCCACTTCGGTGAATTTTGCCAAACTTTTGGAACTGGTGGCCGAGGCGCAGCCCAAAATGCGTATCCGGTTTTCCACATCCAATCCACAGGACATGACCTTGGATGTCATCGAGTCCATGGCCAAATATGAAAATATCTGCAACTACATCCATTTGCCCGTGCAAAGTGGAAGTAATCGAATTTTAAAGGCGATGAACCGCCTGCATACCCGTGAGGAATATTTTGAGCTCATTGACAACATCCGAAAAATCATTCCCGATTGTGCCATAAGTCAGGATATGATTTCGGGCTTCCCCACCGAAACCGAAGAGGACCATCAAGACACCTTGAGTTTGATGGAATATGTGAAGTACGACTTCGGTTTCATGTTCGCCTATTCGGAACGTCCCGGAACGCTCGCCGAACGAAAATTGGAAGATGACATTCCCGAGGCGACCAAAAAAAGACGTTTGCAGGAAATCATCGAAATACAGCAAAAGCATAGCCATTATCGCACCCAACAACATTTGGGCAAAACCGAAGAAGTCCTGATCGAGGGCACTTCCAAAAAATCCGATGCCCATTGGATGGGTCGTAATTCGCAAAACACTGTAGTGGTCTTCCCAAAAGAACACTATAAAGTGGGTGATTTTGTCAATGTAAAAATCAATGAATGCACCTCCGCCACTTTGATTGGCGAAGCAGTGGGGCATTCAAAAAATAATTAA
- a CDS encoding FkbM family methyltransferase, which produces MKFLQDAKYFNKGEGTIVDVGANNGVISIGALTNGEVSNAIAIEPDINNFSVLTHNIKQNNLEHAFKTLNYAVSDNASILQLEISKSNLGDHRIQKPTSTRELFKESKRKVVDVKSDTLDNLLKDIDPNNISLVWVDVQGHEGYVFQGAQKILSYGIPVVSEIWPYGIERSGMSQQQFCDIVSAQWTYFWVRRKTGFVQYSVTDFHEFLEELGGDGDFNNVIFTAKLISNQHSRP; this is translated from the coding sequence ATGAAGTTTTTACAGGATGCTAAATATTTCAATAAAGGGGAAGGCACAATAGTAGATGTTGGAGCAAACAATGGCGTAATCTCTATAGGTGCATTGACAAATGGGGAGGTGTCTAATGCTATTGCCATTGAACCCGATATCAACAATTTTTCTGTGCTTACCCATAATATTAAACAAAATAATCTTGAGCATGCTTTCAAGACCTTGAATTATGCAGTATCGGATAATGCATCTATTCTGCAATTGGAAATAAGCAAATCCAATTTGGGGGATCACCGAATTCAGAAACCAACATCTACAAGGGAACTGTTCAAGGAATCCAAAAGAAAAGTAGTAGATGTTAAAAGCGACACACTGGATAATCTTCTCAAGGATATTGACCCTAACAACATTTCTTTAGTATGGGTTGATGTTCAAGGACACGAGGGTTATGTTTTTCAAGGTGCTCAAAAAATCCTTTCCTACGGTATTCCAGTTGTTTCAGAAATCTGGCCCTATGGAATAGAACGATCAGGGATGTCTCAGCAACAATTTTGTGACATTGTCTCAGCTCAATGGACTTATTTTTGGGTAAGGCGAAAGACAGGTTTTGTCCAATATTCCGTAACAGATTTTCATGAATTTCTAGAAGAACTTGGAGGCGATGGTGACTTCAATAACGTGATTTTTACCGCTAAGTTGATTTCAAATCAGCATTCCCGCCCATAA